The following proteins come from a genomic window of Malus sylvestris chromosome 4, drMalSylv7.2, whole genome shotgun sequence:
- the LOC126617673 gene encoding nicotianamine synthase-like, whose amino-acid sequence MCCQGDALVQRVCELYEKISSLESLKPSQDVNMLFTQLVLTCIPPSPIDVSKLCRGVQEIRSNLIRLCGEAEGLLENHFSTILGSFEHPLDHLDIFPYYSNYLKLSKLEFNILSQHFTRAPSKLAFVGSGPLPLTSIVLASNHLTKTSFDNYDIDTLANSMALRLVSSDPDLSKRMVFHTTDIMDVTTALKDYEVVFLAALVGMDKMEKLKIIDHLAKYMAPGATLMLRSAHGARAFLYPVIDPCDDLRGFEVLSVFHPTDEVINSIVIARKYALPVQHSSSIDSQEINNAGAIRLPSKCCEIEAFNPFHKLGNMIEELAFEEQL is encoded by the coding sequence ATGTGTTGCCAGGGAGATGCTTTGGTACAAAGAGTGTGTGAATTGTATGAGAAAATCTCAAGCCTAGAGAGCCTCAAACCCTCCCAAGATGTCAACATGCTCTTCACCCAACTCGTCCTGACATGCATACCACCAAGTCCAATCGATGTTTCCAAGTTATGCCGAGGGGTGCAAGAAATAAGGTCAAATCTTATAAGGCTTTGTGGAGAAGCAGAAGGACTTTTGGAGAATCACTTCTCAACAATCCTAGGCTCATTTGAGCACCCTCTCGACCATCTCGACATTTTCCCTTACTATTCCAATTACCTCAAGCTTAGCAAACTTGAGTTCAACATCCTTAGCCAACACTTCACCCGTGCGCCTAGCAAACTTGCCTTTGTGGGTTCTGGCCCTCTTCCCCTTACTTCAATTGTCTTGGCCTCCAATCACCTCACCAAAACCTCTTTTGACAACTATGACATCGACACATTGGCCAACTCCATGGCTCTTCGCTTAGTGTCATCCGATCCTGACCTATCAAAAAGGATGGTCTTCCACACCACAGATATAATGGATGTCACAACTGCTTTGAAAGACTATGAAGTTGTGTTTTTGGCTGCTCTTGTTGGCATGGACAAGATGGAGAAGCTGAAAATTATCGATCACTTGGCGAAATACATGGCTCCAGGagcaactttgatgctaaggagtGCACACGGCGCGAGAGCTTTTCTTTATCCGGTGATTGATCCTTGTGATGATCTTAGAGGGTTTGAGGTTCTCTCTGTGTTTCATCCCACCGATGAAGTCATTAATTCGATTGTCATCGCGCGTAAATACGCATTGCCTGTTCAGCACTCATCATCAATTGATTCTCAGGAGATTAATAATGCTGGTGCCATTAGACTTCCCAGCAAGTGTTGTGAGATTGAAGCCTTCAATCCTTTCCATAAACTTGGAAACATGATTGAGGAGTTGGCCTTCGAGGAGCAGCTTTAA
- the LOC126617930 gene encoding homeobox protein knotted-1-like 1, producing MEEFYRMIAGVTSACSDDHVNVHQQVQNMSTSTSSASCGGFQGGGHVVDDHNMLLFGTEGLESYHMSDLIKSQIASHPRFSNLVAAYLEWQKVGAPAAEMKNLLEEIGRVSHPMSTCGEIGADPELDEFMESYIGVLHRFKEELSKPFDEATTFLVNIQTQLSNLCKGTFPNTWDNHSDEGVGGSEEELSCGEVEAAESQEIGGAHSSGDRELKGMLLNKYSGYLSSLRKEFLKKRKKGKLPKDARTTLLDWWTIHYRWPYPTEEEKLQLSKMTGLDQRQINNWFINQRKRHWKPSEDMRFALMEGVGKSIGGPVIFDTGFGTGNVHDGM from the exons ATGGAGGAATTTTACAGGATGATCGCAGGTGTGACATCTGCATGCTCAGATGATCATGTGAATGTTCATCAGCAAGTTCAAAATATGTCTACTAGTACTAGCAGCGCCAGTTGTGGTGGGTTTCAAGGCGGTGGTCATGTGGTGGATGATCATAACATGCTGTTATTTGGGACGGAGGGTTTAGAATCCTATCATATGTCTGATCTGATCAAGTCCCAGATAGCCAGTCACCCTCGTTTCTCTAATTTAGTTGCTGCATACCTAGAATGGCaaaag GTTGGAGCACCAGCAGCGGAGATGAAAAATCTGCTTGAAGAAATTGGAAGGGTAAGCCACCCAATGAGCACCTGCGGTGAGATAGGAGCTGATCCAGAACTTGACGAGTTCATG GAATCATATATTGGGGTTCTCCATAGATTCAAGGAGGAGCTATCTAAGCCATTCGATGAAGCAACAACATTCTTGGTCAACATTCAAACTCAACTTAGCAACCTCTGTAAAGGGACATTCCCAAATACCTGGGACAATCACTCTG ATGAAGGGGTCGGCGGTTCAGAGGAGGAACTTAGCTGTGGGGAGGTGGAAGCAGCAGAGAGTCAAGAAATCGGTGGTGCTCATTCTAGTGGTGATCGGGAACTGAAAGGTATGCTGCTGAATAAGTACAGTGGCTACCTTAGCAGTTTAAGGAAGGAGttcttaaagaaaagaaagaaagggaagCTACCGAAGGATGCCAGGACTACCCTATTGGATTGGTGGACTATTCACTATAGGTGGCCATATCCTACG GAAGAGGAGAAATTGCAGCTGTCTAAGATGACTGGATTGGACCAAAGGCAGATCAACAACTGGTTCATAAACCAGAGGAAGAGACATTGGAAACCATCTGAGGACATGAGGTTTGCTCTCATGGAAGGCGTCGGTAAGAGCATTGGAGGACCTGTGATATTTGACACTGGTTTTGGAACTGGAAATGTTCATGATGGTATGTGA